A DNA window from Pseudodesulfovibrio thermohalotolerans contains the following coding sequences:
- a CDS encoding phosphatase PAP2 family protein: MSCTPLKHWALYSAPLLIILAVIWAGFANESDVALFFKDHRAAHAGLAAFMRLVTNWCNPVFYVFYAAMLFFAWRSGDREKLRFVLVLLVVQGLVAGLAVHFTKYVIGRPRPGEGHWYAPLSGRYAQVSLPSGHTTEITGWTLPLALRSSRTAVSVLLGLFVGLAGFSRIYLGWHHPTDVFFGWLLGSVGGFAAVIIAESSLFRRS, encoded by the coding sequence ATGAGCTGTACTCCCCTGAAGCATTGGGCGCTCTACTCCGCGCCGCTCCTGATTATCCTGGCCGTCATCTGGGCCGGGTTCGCGAACGAAAGCGACGTGGCCCTGTTCTTCAAGGACCACCGCGCCGCCCATGCCGGGCTCGCCGCGTTCATGCGGCTCGTCACCAATTGGTGCAACCCCGTCTTCTACGTATTTTACGCGGCAATGCTCTTCTTCGCCTGGAGATCGGGCGACCGCGAAAAGCTCCGCTTCGTGCTCGTCCTGCTCGTGGTGCAGGGACTGGTCGCCGGACTGGCCGTGCACTTCACCAAATACGTCATCGGCAGGCCCCGCCCCGGCGAAGGCCATTGGTACGCACCCCTTTCCGGCCGATACGCCCAAGTATCCCTGCCCTCGGGGCACACCACTGAAATAACCGGCTGGACCCTGCCGCTGGCCCTGCGTTCGTCGCGCACGGCGGTCTCTGTCCTGCTCGGTCTGTTCGTCGGCCTGGCCGGATTCTCCCGCATCTATCTCGGCTGGCACCATCCCACCGACGTCTTCTTCGGCTGGCTGCTCGGCAGCGTGGGCGGTTTCGCCGCCGTAATCATCGCCGAATCCTCGCTTTTCAGGAGATCATGA
- a CDS encoding motility associated factor glycosyltransferase family protein, producing MTQLAYNLHFLLVTVHFLSMRGRAMNPYPFLKDNIEYLQRTGNPIFQWLSSRPFDEDKLRNSLFINEFGLLDWRMESGKGILESLPPQGLYGNWTTPEKATTSATFVVGSNLGYGVNHVLANTPDTHKVMLLEPRPEMLLACLGQTDYRPFFERKKLHVMIPDERFLSEVVRNLDLQFVYGSIHLKSDIPSRQLGPEYARWSTWLKNKLENFSLELSTLRHRQDVMVRNEIDNFAKAMRDGSLKPMEGRGAGVGAVILGAGPSLETMAPLLKEKMGHVLYTCALQTIPSLQTLGIKPHLCAAIDYDGSMLKVFERLDPDFVQDVPLIYSTKIDPMILKRYPGPTLPLWTVGGVGTYVLKERDLVLDAGGNVSVTLSRFLRYCGVSHLLLAGQDYAWINGRSHSGGHHNHTTSMRLRSWHQTTRNMSGEEILTTVQYMTAKRELEDDLKQSGFPVYNLYGGGVPIEGTKVVDVETAYSQGVLASAPGAVERFLGDLRACEHNAPPLRMDPRSPMWTSSLHNMEKHLAKLFKNLKANQKSVHEALNRMELFIKQDPLYAPYLFNEIVDLAGLTRAKFAYEAKDLGEFKRISKNVLKKVREIDRKVCLPPNEQAVA from the coding sequence ATGACGCAACTGGCATACAATCTGCATTTTCTCCTCGTCACCGTCCATTTTTTGAGCATGAGAGGCCGTGCCATGAATCCGTACCCGTTTCTGAAAGACAACATCGAATACCTGCAACGCACCGGAAATCCCATTTTCCAGTGGCTTTCCTCCCGTCCCTTCGATGAAGACAAACTGCGAAACAGCCTGTTCATCAACGAATTCGGCCTGCTCGACTGGCGTATGGAAAGCGGCAAGGGAATACTCGAATCACTCCCCCCGCAAGGATTGTACGGCAATTGGACGACGCCCGAGAAGGCGACGACCTCGGCCACCTTCGTCGTCGGCTCCAACCTGGGGTACGGCGTGAATCACGTGCTCGCCAACACACCGGACACGCACAAGGTCATGCTCCTCGAACCTCGGCCGGAAATGCTCCTGGCCTGCCTGGGGCAGACCGACTACCGCCCTTTCTTCGAGCGCAAGAAGCTCCACGTGATGATTCCGGACGAACGGTTCCTGTCCGAAGTGGTCCGCAACCTGGATCTGCAATTCGTCTACGGCAGCATCCATCTCAAGAGCGACATCCCCAGCCGCCAGCTCGGGCCGGAATACGCCCGCTGGTCCACCTGGCTGAAGAACAAGCTTGAGAATTTCTCCCTGGAGCTGTCCACCCTGCGCCATCGCCAGGACGTCATGGTCCGCAACGAGATCGACAACTTCGCCAAGGCCATGCGCGACGGCAGCCTCAAGCCCATGGAAGGCCGGGGCGCGGGCGTGGGCGCAGTCATCCTCGGCGCAGGGCCTTCCTTGGAAACCATGGCTCCTCTGCTCAAGGAAAAGATGGGGCATGTGCTCTACACCTGCGCCCTGCAAACCATCCCGTCCCTCCAGACGCTCGGCATCAAGCCGCACCTGTGCGCAGCCATCGACTACGACGGGTCCATGCTCAAGGTGTTCGAGAGGCTGGACCCGGACTTCGTCCAGGACGTGCCGCTCATCTATTCCACGAAAATCGATCCCATGATCCTCAAGCGGTACCCCGGCCCTACCCTGCCCCTGTGGACCGTGGGCGGCGTGGGCACCTACGTCCTCAAGGAACGCGACCTGGTCCTGGACGCTGGCGGCAATGTCTCCGTCACCCTGTCGCGCTTCCTGCGCTATTGCGGCGTCTCCCATCTGCTCCTGGCCGGGCAGGACTACGCCTGGATCAACGGCCGGTCCCACTCGGGCGGCCACCACAACCACACCACCAGTATGCGCCTGCGCTCCTGGCACCAAACCACCAGGAACATGAGTGGTGAGGAAATCCTGACCACGGTGCAGTACATGACCGCCAAACGCGAACTGGAGGACGACCTCAAACAATCCGGTTTCCCGGTCTACAATCTTTACGGCGGCGGCGTTCCCATCGAGGGAACCAAGGTCGTGGACGTGGAGACGGCCTATTCGCAAGGCGTTCTGGCCTCGGCCCCGGGCGCGGTGGAACGGTTCCTGGGCGATCTCCGCGCCTGTGAACACAACGCGCCGCCCCTGCGAATGGACCCGCGCTCGCCCATGTGGACCTCCTCCCTGCACAACATGGAAAAGCACCTCGCCAAGCTCTTCAAGAACCTCAAGGCGAACCAGAAGAGCGTGCACGAAGCGCTGAACCGAATGGAGCTGTTCATCAAACAGGACCCGCTCTACGCTCCGTATCTGTTCAACGAGATCGTGGACCTTGCCGGACTGACCCGGGCCAAGTTCGCCTACGAAGCCAAGGACCTGGGCGAATTCAAGCGCATCAGCAAAAACGTCCTCAAGAAGGTCCGCGAGATCGACCGCAAGGTCTGCCTGCCCCCGAACGAACAGGCCGTGGCCTGA
- a CDS encoding cysteine synthase, with protein MNKNLLELIGDTPLVEIRRLNPNPNVRILAKIESRNPGGSIKDRVAAAMIEAAEKSGELTGDKIIIEATSGNTGVGLAMVAAIKGYRIKLIMPETASEERKMIMAAYGAELELTPGHLATDGAIEQAYRYAREEPDKYVLMDQYNNLASIRAHYMGTGLEIWNQTGGAVTHCVMTLGTSGTAMGIAKRLHEMGDVYVAAVEPYAGHKIQGLKNMLESYPPGIYDKNALDEVLHVEDEVAFENCRRLAREEGIFAGMSSGAALGGALQLAERLDKGLIVVIFPDSGERYLSTHLYRRRSGSGVTIFDMASNADKMLNTGNGLGAYTMGPSLDNPDGLDSWRRLALLDVFIRHLAGRGVEAVGVAGLTDMDDRTLVAAREEGTDRASLAEARREAILERGRAMGLSDSLRFPLSSASNETALNLCRKLLGKGLAYEKLRSVYFDVFRDKRYGEIGTVDMDKVSGGRTVDLDAYVKDNPLDFTLLKRASLMDLKRGEVLETQWGNVRPSWFLQHAAMALDEAERTDVMIGSDKHRFPHLENLRAIWSTAGREVQAWMACQQTSEGEGETLATVAEKLGGYRAARLWLLSVSTRKPLCASDDNLSMWARNWRRIQEGAAALTLALGARGDTVPSDVNQAVFDLKAAFKTAMDDGLKLHTFWPALFKFVKQVNHWTASDELTGAAAAICLDELKAVDAILAILDPAQMPVPLSDLPVEVQGMVADRQKARDAKDFALSDQLRDKVAAAGFRVEDTGGAPRVFKA; from the coding sequence ATGAACAAGAACCTGCTCGAACTGATCGGCGACACACCGCTGGTGGAGATACGCCGCCTCAATCCCAATCCGAACGTCAGGATTTTGGCCAAGATCGAGAGCCGCAATCCCGGCGGTTCCATCAAGGATCGCGTGGCCGCTGCCATGATCGAGGCGGCGGAGAAGTCGGGCGAGCTGACCGGCGACAAGATCATTATCGAGGCCACCTCCGGCAATACCGGCGTGGGGCTGGCCATGGTCGCGGCCATCAAGGGCTATCGCATCAAGCTGATAATGCCCGAGACGGCGAGCGAAGAGCGCAAGATGATCATGGCCGCCTATGGCGCGGAGCTGGAGTTGACCCCCGGCCATCTGGCCACCGACGGGGCCATCGAGCAGGCCTACCGCTATGCCCGCGAGGAGCCGGACAAGTACGTGCTCATGGATCAGTACAACAACCTGGCTTCCATACGGGCGCACTACATGGGCACCGGGCTTGAGATCTGGAATCAGACCGGCGGCGCGGTGACGCACTGCGTCATGACGCTTGGCACCTCGGGCACGGCCATGGGTATCGCGAAACGGCTGCACGAGATGGGCGACGTCTACGTGGCCGCCGTGGAGCCTTATGCGGGCCACAAGATTCAGGGCCTCAAGAACATGCTCGAATCCTACCCGCCGGGCATCTACGACAAGAACGCGCTGGATGAGGTTCTGCACGTCGAGGACGAGGTCGCCTTCGAGAACTGCCGCAGGCTGGCGCGCGAGGAGGGCATCTTCGCGGGCATGAGCTCGGGCGCGGCTCTCGGCGGCGCCTTGCAGTTGGCGGAACGGCTGGACAAGGGGCTCATCGTGGTCATCTTCCCGGACTCGGGCGAGCGATATCTGTCCACCCACCTCTACCGTCGGCGGTCCGGCAGCGGGGTGACGATTTTCGACATGGCGTCCAACGCCGACAAGATGCTCAATACCGGCAACGGGCTGGGCGCGTACACCATGGGGCCGAGCCTGGACAACCCGGACGGCCTGGATTCCTGGCGCAGGCTGGCGTTGCTCGATGTGTTCATCAGGCATCTGGCCGGGCGGGGCGTGGAGGCTGTCGGCGTGGCCGGGTTGACCGACATGGACGACCGGACCCTTGTCGCCGCCCGCGAGGAGGGCACCGACCGCGCCTCTCTTGCCGAGGCGCGCCGCGAGGCTATTCTGGAGCGCGGCCGGGCCATGGGGCTGTCGGACTCCCTGAGATTTCCCCTGTCCTCGGCGAGCAACGAGACCGCTTTGAATTTGTGCCGGAAGCTCCTGGGCAAGGGGCTGGCCTACGAGAAGCTGCGGTCCGTCTATTTCGACGTGTTTCGCGACAAGCGGTACGGCGAGATCGGCACCGTGGACATGGACAAGGTGTCCGGCGGTCGCACCGTGGACCTGGACGCCTACGTCAAGGACAATCCCCTCGACTTCACGCTGCTCAAGCGGGCCTCGCTCATGGACCTGAAGCGCGGCGAGGTGCTGGAGACCCAGTGGGGCAACGTGCGTCCGAGTTGGTTTCTGCAACACGCGGCCATGGCCCTGGACGAGGCCGAGCGCACGGATGTGATGATCGGCTCGGACAAGCACCGCTTTCCGCACTTGGAGAACCTGCGGGCCATCTGGTCCACGGCCGGTCGCGAGGTCCAGGCGTGGATGGCCTGCCAGCAGACTTCGGAAGGCGAGGGCGAGACCCTGGCGACCGTGGCCGAAAAGCTTGGCGGCTACCGCGCGGCCCGGCTCTGGCTGCTGTCCGTGTCAACCCGCAAGCCGCTGTGCGCGTCCGACGACAACCTTTCCATGTGGGCGCGCAACTGGCGCCGCATTCAGGAGGGCGCGGCAGCCCTGACGCTCGCTCTCGGCGCGCGTGGCGACACGGTGCCCAGCGATGTGAATCAGGCGGTATTCGATCTCAAGGCGGCCTTCAAGACGGCCATGGACGACGGCCTCAAGCTCCATACGTTCTGGCCCGCCCTGTTCAAGTTTGTCAAACAGGTCAATCACTGGACCGCGAGCGACGAGCTTACCGGCGCGGCGGCCGCGATCTGCCTCGACGAGCTTAAGGCCGTCGACGCCATCCTCGCCATCCTCGACCCCGCCCAGATGCCCGTTCCCCTCTCCGACCTCCCCGTCGAGGTCCAGGGCATGGTCGCCGACCGCCAGAAGGCCCGGGACGCCAAGGATTTCGCGCTGTCCGACCAGTTGCGCGACAAAGTCGCGGCGGCAGGCTTCCGAGTGGAAGACACCGGCGGCGCGCCGAGGGTGTTCAAGGCATAG
- a CDS encoding SEC-C metal-binding domain-containing protein produces the protein MWKNELEISVKNGCGPGSPCPCGSGLKYKKCHAKRIRKKATTIIQNYNVDSQFS, from the coding sequence ATGTGGAAAAACGAGCTTGAAATTTCTGTCAAGAATGGTTGTGGTCCTGGTAGTCCTTGTCCTTGCGGTTCCGGATTAAAGTACAAAAAATGTCATGCAAAACGAATACGCAAAAAAGCTACAACTATAATTCAAAATTATAACGTCGACAGTCAATTCTCATAG
- the msrB gene encoding peptide-methionine (R)-S-oxide reductase MsrB, whose protein sequence is MQRKFAFIILIGVLGLQLGFGPTPSFSSEEVKMADNGRLKQETATLAGGCFWCIESDMAKLPGVIKAVSGYAGGVEATPSYEQVASGLTSHRESVQVTFDPSRISYSQVLDHYWRHFDPTDDGGSFGDRGFQYTSAIFYHNEEQREIAEASKQALDASGRFDSPVVTPVIEFTTFYPAEGYHQGYSGLNPVRYKTYRRFSGRDRFVSEHWGDEADDVIEAARRTAPEPPASDDTFTKPGDAELKRTLTPLQYQVTQHEGTEAPFDNKYWDNHEDGIYVDVVSGEPLFSSTDKYDSGTGWPSFTKPLVPENLVEKVDRRLFQPRTEVRSKAADSHLGHVFPDGPLPTGQRYCMNSAALRFIPKDKMEAEGYGEFLYLFD, encoded by the coding sequence ATGCAGCGCAAGTTCGCATTCATAATTCTGATCGGGGTCCTGGGCCTGCAACTCGGCTTCGGACCGACCCCATCCTTTTCATCGGAGGAAGTGAAAATGGCTGATAACGGCAGATTGAAACAAGAAACGGCCACCCTGGCCGGCGGGTGCTTCTGGTGCATCGAATCCGACATGGCGAAATTGCCCGGCGTGATAAAGGCCGTTTCGGGCTATGCAGGCGGCGTGGAGGCCACCCCTTCCTATGAACAGGTGGCAAGCGGTCTTACCAGCCACCGCGAGTCGGTGCAGGTCACTTTCGACCCGTCGCGGATCAGCTACAGCCAGGTCCTCGACCACTACTGGCGGCATTTCGACCCCACCGACGACGGCGGCTCGTTCGGCGACCGGGGGTTCCAATACACCTCGGCCATCTTCTATCACAACGAGGAACAAAGGGAGATCGCCGAAGCCTCCAAACAGGCTCTCGACGCGTCCGGCCGGTTTGACAGCCCCGTGGTCACGCCCGTCATCGAGTTCACCACTTTCTATCCGGCCGAAGGCTACCACCAGGGATATTCCGGCCTCAACCCGGTGCGCTACAAGACCTACCGCCGCTTTTCCGGCCGCGACAGGTTCGTGAGCGAGCACTGGGGCGACGAGGCCGACGACGTCATCGAGGCGGCCCGCCGCACCGCGCCCGAACCTCCGGCCTCCGACGACACATTCACCAAGCCCGGCGACGCCGAGCTCAAGCGGACCCTGACGCCCCTCCAGTACCAGGTCACCCAACATGAGGGCACGGAAGCGCCCTTTGACAACAAATACTGGGACAACCACGAGGACGGCATCTACGTGGATGTGGTCAGTGGCGAGCCGCTCTTCTCAAGCACGGACAAATACGATTCCGGCACGGGCTGGCCGAGCTTCACCAAGCCGCTGGTCCCGGAGAACCTCGTGGAAAAGGTGGACCGTCGTCTTTTCCAGCCCCGCACCGAGGTGCGCAGCAAGGCCGCCGACTCCCATCTGGGCCACGTCTTCCCGGACGGTCCGCTGCCCACGGGCCAACGCTATTGCATGAACTCCGCCGCCCTGCGCTTTATCCCCAAGGATAAAATGGAAGCCGAGGGGTATGGTGAATTCCTGTATCTGTTTGACTAG
- a CDS encoding sigma-54-dependent Fis family transcriptional regulator — MATYTQDHSDLGYLHTLKTIQESLRQEQTLEEALNSLLKTLALDMEYVRAFMVIMDPKTENLKLSLTYSPAQSDDVTYSPGRGIIGRVFNSGQSISVPRMSDDPEFLNKAFGRSEEELRKLGFICVPVINVRSDESEVIGALSVDVPLIPADDMAAHRDFLEVVAGIIAGHVAQLQEEMATQNHLLSQGLMAGGAEATPPKDFVAASKAMRLVLRQSAQVAPSRATALLRGESGTGKELLAEAIHQASPRADKPLIKLNCAALPSELIESELFGHQKGAFTGAFQTKRGLFEVADQGTLFLDEIGELSMDAQAKVLRAIQEKEIQRVGSEQTITVDVRLICATHQPLEELLEKGQFREDLYYRINVFPIFIPPLKERREDILPLAEHFLADFTDEYGKEVKRISTPAIELLVMYHWPGNVRELKNCMERAVLLCEEQVIRTYHLPPTLQSAESSATGTNLSFGEAVAKFEQELLVDSLKKTGGNMLQSARDLRVSYRIVNYKVKKYNIDVKKYSQSKKKAKKKLEM; from the coding sequence ATGGCAACCTACACGCAGGACCACTCCGATCTCGGCTATCTGCACACGCTGAAGACCATTCAGGAATCCTTGAGGCAGGAACAAACCCTTGAGGAAGCGCTCAACTCGCTCCTGAAGACTCTGGCCCTGGACATGGAATACGTCCGGGCGTTCATGGTCATCATGGACCCCAAGACCGAAAATCTGAAGCTCTCGCTGACCTACAGCCCCGCGCAGTCCGACGACGTCACATACTCGCCGGGCCGGGGCATCATCGGCCGGGTCTTCAATTCCGGGCAGTCCATCAGCGTGCCTCGCATGTCCGATGATCCCGAGTTCCTGAACAAGGCGTTCGGCCGCAGCGAAGAGGAGCTGAGGAAACTCGGCTTCATCTGCGTCCCGGTCATCAACGTCCGCTCGGACGAGTCCGAAGTCATCGGCGCGCTGTCCGTGGACGTGCCCCTCATCCCGGCTGACGACATGGCCGCCCACCGCGACTTCCTTGAAGTGGTGGCGGGCATCATCGCCGGTCACGTGGCGCAGTTGCAGGAGGAGATGGCCACCCAGAACCACCTGCTCTCCCAGGGACTTATGGCGGGCGGCGCGGAAGCGACCCCGCCCAAGGACTTCGTGGCCGCCTCCAAGGCCATGCGGCTGGTATTGCGCCAGTCCGCACAGGTGGCCCCGAGCCGTGCCACAGCGCTGCTGCGCGGCGAATCCGGCACAGGCAAGGAGCTGCTGGCCGAGGCCATCCATCAGGCCAGCCCGCGCGCGGACAAGCCGCTCATCAAGCTCAACTGCGCGGCCCTGCCGTCAGAGCTCATCGAGTCCGAGCTGTTCGGCCACCAGAAAGGCGCCTTCACCGGAGCCTTTCAGACCAAACGCGGCCTGTTCGAGGTTGCCGACCAGGGCACGTTGTTCCTGGACGAAATAGGCGAGTTGTCCATGGACGCCCAGGCCAAAGTGCTTAGGGCCATCCAGGAAAAGGAGATTCAGCGGGTCGGCAGCGAGCAGACCATCACAGTGGATGTGCGCCTCATCTGTGCCACCCACCAGCCGCTGGAGGAGTTGCTGGAAAAAGGCCAGTTCCGCGAGGACCTGTACTACCGCATCAACGTCTTCCCCATCTTCATTCCGCCCCTCAAGGAGCGGCGGGAGGACATCCTTCCCCTGGCGGAACACTTCCTGGCCGATTTCACCGACGAATACGGCAAGGAGGTCAAACGCATCTCCACGCCCGCCATCGAGCTGCTGGTCATGTACCACTGGCCAGGCAACGTGCGCGAGCTGAAGAACTGCATGGAGCGCGCGGTCCTGCTCTGCGAGGAGCAGGTCATCCGCACCTACCACCTGCCGCCCACCCTTCAGTCGGCGGAAAGCTCGGCCACGGGCACCAACCTCTCCTTCGGCGAGGCCGTGGCCAAGTTCGAGCAGGAGCTGCTCGTCGATTCGCTGAAGAAGACCGGCGGCAACATGCTGCAATCCGCCCGCGACCTGCGCGTGTCCTATCGGATCGTCAACTACAAGGTGAAGAAGTACAACATCGACGTGAAGAAGTACTCGCAGTCCAAAAAGAAGGCCAAGAAAAAGCTCGAAATGTAA
- a CDS encoding indolepyruvate oxidoreductase subunit beta encodes MPDTKKIRIFMTGVGGQGTLTATTLLAKTVLSQGLTVTSGEIHGMAQRGGVVESTVLIGCKSPKIGHGEADILLGFEPMETMRALPYLRQGGLVVSSTEFMPPLSVAMGKQDCPTIDDIKKAVQACTSKAYFMANQSIGLEAGAVQSGNIAMLGALCAAGELPFGPEALEAAIKANLPAKLQAVNLKALELGVKALTA; translated from the coding sequence ATGCCCGATACCAAGAAAATCCGCATATTCATGACCGGCGTGGGCGGCCAGGGCACCCTGACCGCAACCACCCTGCTGGCGAAGACCGTCCTCAGCCAGGGACTGACCGTGACCTCCGGCGAGATTCACGGCATGGCCCAGCGCGGCGGCGTGGTCGAATCCACCGTCCTCATCGGGTGCAAGTCGCCCAAGATCGGGCACGGCGAAGCCGACATCCTGCTCGGGTTCGAGCCCATGGAAACCATGCGCGCCCTGCCCTATCTGCGTCAGGGCGGCCTGGTGGTCTCGTCCACCGAGTTCATGCCGCCCCTGTCCGTTGCCATGGGCAAGCAGGACTGCCCGACCATCGACGACATCAAAAAAGCCGTTCAGGCCTGCACAAGCAAAGCGTACTTCATGGCCAACCAGTCCATCGGCCTCGAAGCGGGCGCGGTGCAGTCCGGAAACATCGCCATGCTCGGCGCGCTTTGCGCGGCCGGTGAACTGCCCTTCGGACCCGAGGCCCTGGAGGCCGCCATCAAGGCCAACCTCCCGGCAAAGCTTCAGGCCGTGAACCTCAAAGCGCTGGAGCTCGGCGTCAAAGCGCTAACAGCTTAG
- the iorA gene encoding indolepyruvate ferredoxin oxidoreductase subunit alpha, translating into MANPLLGDTPGDTHLLLGNEAIVRGAVEAGIQVVTCYPGTPSSEVPDTLYRISPDGNYYFEYSVNEKVALEVAGGATLGGAMSMCTMKHVGVNVAADPLMTLCYVGAPGGLMLLSADDPGCHSSQNEQDNRIYARLGGMPVLEPASAQEAKDMARDGLRISKKHGAPLLLRTTTRVNHLRGPVEFGPAPAPAKPEGFKRNPSHFVPIPAFSRPMHIRLMERMEALREEAENSPYNTVTGTGGFGIVCSGISRAYVADALENSGLTDKVKVLELGFTNPLPERLCLDFLKSVNTVLVVEELEPVLENDLRVLAQQNGLSIEIKGKEVLPRNGEFNVTMVENVIREGLGETPVPTCECSLPDLPGRPPNLCAGCPHRGTYYAARKVFGDDAVYSSDIGCYTLGLLPPLQTADFLLCMGSSISAGGGLAKASGQTVVSFIGDSTFFHSGLTGVANAVFNSHDVLIVILDNRTTAMTGHQPNPGVDRTVLGDNDHPLDIESAVRGLGVAEVRTVNPFNQKKTMAAMEELKEMSGVRVLIAKEPCPLFTRRVYKKVAPQVAYVSESCTGRFDCLDKLACPAMYKEGGKAAVNPILCNGCMLCLQVCGHIKAKKRGS; encoded by the coding sequence ATGGCAAATCCGCTCTTGGGTGACACCCCCGGCGACACCCATCTGCTCCTCGGCAACGAAGCCATCGTGCGCGGCGCCGTTGAAGCGGGCATCCAGGTGGTGACCTGCTACCCCGGTACCCCCTCCAGCGAAGTGCCCGACACGCTCTACCGCATTTCGCCCGACGGCAACTACTACTTCGAGTACTCGGTCAACGAGAAGGTCGCCCTGGAGGTCGCGGGCGGCGCTACTCTGGGCGGCGCCATGTCCATGTGCACCATGAAGCACGTGGGCGTAAACGTGGCCGCCGACCCGCTCATGACCCTGTGCTACGTCGGCGCGCCCGGCGGCCTGATGCTTCTGTCCGCCGACGATCCCGGCTGTCACTCCAGCCAGAACGAGCAGGACAACCGCATCTACGCCCGGCTGGGCGGTATGCCCGTGCTGGAGCCCGCCTCGGCCCAGGAGGCCAAGGACATGGCCCGCGACGGCCTGCGCATTTCCAAGAAGCACGGCGCGCCGCTGCTGCTGCGCACCACCACCCGCGTGAACCATCTGCGCGGCCCGGTCGAATTCGGCCCGGCTCCGGCCCCGGCCAAGCCCGAGGGCTTCAAGCGCAACCCGTCTCATTTCGTACCCATCCCGGCCTTTTCCCGGCCCATGCACATCCGCCTCATGGAACGCATGGAAGCCCTGCGCGAAGAGGCCGAGAACTCCCCGTACAACACCGTGACCGGCACCGGCGGCTTCGGCATCGTCTGCTCCGGCATCAGCCGAGCCTACGTGGCCGACGCCCTGGAGAACTCCGGCCTGACCGACAAGGTCAAGGTTCTGGAACTCGGCTTCACCAACCCCCTGCCCGAACGCCTGTGCCTCGACTTCCTCAAGTCCGTGAACACGGTCCTGGTGGTCGAGGAGCTGGAGCCGGTCCTGGAGAACGATCTCCGCGTCCTGGCCCAGCAGAATGGCCTGTCCATCGAGATCAAGGGCAAGGAAGTGCTGCCCCGCAACGGCGAATTCAACGTCACCATGGTGGAGAACGTCATCCGCGAGGGGCTCGGCGAAACGCCGGTGCCAACCTGCGAATGCTCCCTGCCCGATCTGCCCGGCCGTCCGCCGAACCTCTGCGCGGGCTGCCCGCACCGCGGCACCTACTACGCCGCCCGCAAGGTCTTCGGCGACGACGCGGTCTACTCCTCGGACATCGGCTGTTACACCCTCGGCCTGCTGCCTCCGTTGCAGACCGCCGATTTTCTGCTGTGCATGGGTTCCTCCATCTCGGCGGGCGGCGGACTGGCCAAGGCGTCCGGCCAGACGGTGGTCTCCTTCATCGGCGACTCCACCTTCTTCCACTCCGGCCTGACCGGCGTGGCCAATGCCGTCTTCAACTCCCATGACGTGCTCATCGTCATCCTGGACAACCGGACCACGGCCATGACCGGCCACCAGCCGAACCCCGGCGTGGACCGGACCGTTCTCGGCGACAACGACCATCCGCTGGACATCGAGTCCGCAGTGCGAGGCCTGGGCGTCGCCGAGGTACGCACGGTCAATCCGTTCAACCAGAAGAAGACCATGGCCGCCATGGAAGAACTCAAGGAAATGTCCGGCGTGCGCGTGCTTATCGCCAAGGAGCCTTGCCCGCTCTTCACCCGCCGGGTCTACAAGAAGGTCGCTCCGCAGGTGGCCTATGTGTCCGAATCCTGCACCGGCCGTTTCGACTGTCTGGACAAGCTGGCGTGCCCGGCCATGTACAAGGAAGGCGGCAAGGCCGCGGTCAACCCCATCCTGTGCAACGGCTGCATGCTCTGCCTCCAGGTCTGCGGACACATCAAAGCCAAGAAGAGAGGCAGCTAA
- a CDS encoding YfgM family protein, whose protein sequence is MAATNPVQPDVLADIEARTPESLHPVLEAAFKYRKQLIAAVCVILVVTAAYAGFKAYNSSTTATAQEKLGDILVSATGADRLAKLEAMLGDVPSSVRPAVTLEAAQTAMTMGEYAKAEGYWNDLIGLTDGEMKFVARLGKAKAMTLAGHGADALKEMKALAQEASEAYTVPVYRQLALAAEAAGDKAEALAAYKKLDSEKIGDKPFIEYKISQLENE, encoded by the coding sequence ATGGCTGCAACCAATCCCGTCCAACCCGACGTGCTGGCCGATATCGAGGCGCGCACCCCCGAATCCCTGCACCCCGTTCTCGAAGCCGCATTCAAGTACCGCAAGCAGCTCATCGCCGCGGTCTGCGTCATCCTGGTCGTGACCGCCGCCTACGCGGGCTTCAAGGCCTACAATTCAAGCACGACCGCCACCGCCCAGGAAAAGCTCGGCGACATCCTGGTTTCCGCCACCGGGGCCGACCGGCTGGCCAAACTTGAAGCCATGCTCGGCGACGTCCCGTCCTCGGTCCGGCCCGCCGTGACCCTTGAGGCTGCCCAGACCGCCATGACCATGGGCGAGTACGCCAAAGCCGAAGGCTACTGGAACGACCTGATCGGCCTGACCGACGGCGAGATGAAGTTCGTCGCCCGCCTCGGCAAGGCCAAGGCCATGACCCTGGCCGGACACGGCGCCGACGCCCTCAAGGAAATGAAGGCACTGGCCCAGGAAGCCTCCGAGGCATACACGGTGCCGGTCTACCGTCAGCTCGCGCTGGCTGCCGAAGCCGCCGGCGACAAGGCCGAGGCTCTGGCCGCCTACAAGAAGCTGGACAGCGAGAAGATCGGCGACAAGCCCTTCATCGAGTACAAAATTTCCCAGCTGGAAAACGAATAA